From a single Phragmites australis chromosome 7, lpPhrAust1.1, whole genome shotgun sequence genomic region:
- the LOC133924193 gene encoding extensin-like isoform X1, protein MGGKAALLLALVAVSLAVEVQADSGYGGGYTPTPKPEKPPKGHKHEKPPKGHKPPKEHKPKPPIYTPSPKPTPPTYTPTPKPTPPTYTPTPKPTPPTYTPTPKPTPPTYTPTPKPTPPTYTPTPKPPTYTPTPKPTPPTYTPTPKPTPPTYTPTPKPTPPTYTPTPKPPTYTPTPKPTPPTYTPTPKPTPPTYKPIPKPMPPTYTPTPKPKPTPPTYTPTPKPTPPTYTPTPKPKPTPPTYTPTPKPTPPTYTPTPKPTPPTYTPTPKPTPPTYTPTPKPTPPTYTPTPKPTPPTYKPPTPTPPAYKPPPHTPSPPPPYYN, encoded by the coding sequence atgggtGGCAAGGCCGCTCTGCTGCTGGCCCTGGTAGCCGTGAGCCTGGCCGTGGAGGTGCAGGCGGACAGCGGCTACGGCGGCGGGTACACCCCTACCCCCAAGCCGGAGAAGCCTCCCAAGGGGCACAAGCACGAGAAGCCTCCAAAGGGGCACAAGCCGCCCAAGGAGCACAAGCCCAAGCCTCCCATCTACACCCCGTCGCCGAAGCCGACGCCCCCCACGTACACCCCAACCCCGAAGCCGACGCCGCCGACGTACACACCCACGCCCAAGCCGACGCCACCGACCTACACCCCGACCCCGAAACCGACGCCGCCGACATACACTCCCACGCCAAAGCCCACGCCTCCGACGTACACCCCGACGCCCAAGCCGCCGACGTACACACCCACGCCCAAGCCCACTCCGCCGACGTACACACCCACGCCCAAGCCCACTCCGCCGACCTACACCCCGACACCCAAGCCCACTCCGCCGACCTACACCCCGACGCCCAAGCCGCCGACGTACACACCCACGCCCAAGCCGACGCCGCCAACCTACACCCCGACGCCGAAGCCGACGCCGCCGACGTACAAGCCGATCCCGAAGCCGATGCCGCCAACTTACACGCCGACGCCCAAGCCCAAGCCAACACCGCCGACGTACACGCCGACCCCCAAGCCGACGCCGCCAACTTACACGCCGACGCCCAAGCCCAAGCCAACACCGCCAACCTACACCCCCACCCCCAAGCCAACGCCGCCAACCTACACCCCCACCCCCAAGCCCACGCCACCAACTTACACGCCGACCCCCAAACCCACGCCGCCAACTTACACCCCCACCCCTAAGCCGACGCCGCCAACCTACACGCCGACGCCCAAGCCGACGCCTCCCACGTACAAGCCCCCGACCCCCACTCCGCCAGCGTACAAGCCGCCGCCTCACACCCCCAGCCCGCCGCCGCCCTACTACAACTAA
- the LOC133924193 gene encoding extensin-like isoform X2 → MGGKAALLLALVAVSLAVEVQADSGYGGGYTPTPKPEKPPKGHKHEKPPKGHKPPKEHKPKPPIYTPSPKPTPPTYTPTPKPTPPTYTPTPKPTPPTYTPTPKPTPPTYTPTPKPTPPTYTPTPKPPTYTPTPKPTPPTYTPTPKPTPPTYTPTPKPTPPTYTPTPKPKPTPPTYKPIPKPMPPTYTPTPKPKPTPPTYTPTPKPTPPTYTPTPKPKPTPPTYTPTPKPTPPTYTPTPKPTPPTYTPTPKPTPPTYTPTPKPTPPTYTPTPKPTPPTYKPPTPTPPAYKPPPHTPSPPPPYYN, encoded by the exons atgggtGGCAAGGCCGCTCTGCTGCTGGCCCTGGTAGCCGTGAGCCTGGCCGTGGAGGTGCAGGCGGACAGCGGCTACGGCGGCGGGTACACCCCTACCCCCAAGCCGGAGAAGCCTCCCAAGGGGCACAAGCACGAGAAGCCTCCAAAGGGGCACAAGCCGCCCAAGGAGCACAAGCCCAAGCCTCCCATCTACACCCCGTCGCCGAAGCCGACGCCCCCCACGTACACCCCAACCCCGAAGCCGACGCCGCCGACGTACACACCCACGCCCAAGCCGACGCCACCGACCTACACCCCGACCCCGAAACCGACGCCGCCGACATACACTCCCACGCCAAAGCCCACGCCTCCGACGTACACCCCGACGCCCAAGCCGCCGACGTACACACCCACGCCCAAGCCCACTCCGCCGACGTACACACCCACGCCCAAGCCCACTCCGCCGACCTACACCCCGACACCCAAGCCCACTCCGCCGACCTACACCCCGACGCCCAA GCCGAAGCCGACGCCGCCGACGTACAAGCCGATCCCGAAGCCGATGCCGCCAACTTACACGCCGACGCCCAAGCCCAAGCCAACACCGCCGACGTACACGCCGACCCCCAAGCCGACGCCGCCAACTTACACGCCGACGCCCAAGCCCAAGCCAACACCGCCAACCTACACCCCCACCCCCAAGCCAACGCCGCCAACCTACACCCCCACCCCCAAGCCCACGCCACCAACTTACACGCCGACCCCCAAACCCACGCCGCCAACTTACACCCCCACCCCTAAGCCGACGCCGCCAACCTACACGCCGACGCCCAAGCCGACGCCTCCCACGTACAAGCCCCCGACCCCCACTCCGCCAGCGTACAAGCCGCCGCCTCACACCCCCAGCCCGCCGCCGCCCTACTACAACTAA